From the Chitinophaga lutea genome, the window GGTGAAACCCTCAGCAGCAACATCCAGATCATCAACCGCAGCAAGGTACCGGTGAGCCTGCAGAAAATCAGGATATCCGGCCAGGACGATGCCTCCGCCGCGCAAACACTGGCCTTCAATAAATTCGTGACCATTCCCGTGAAGGTGAAGGTGCCGGCGAACACGGGCATTTCACAACCTTACTGGTTGCAAACGCCGCACCCCATCGGTACCTACAACATCCCCGCCCCGGGATTGACAGGCCGGCCGGAGAATATACCGCCGCTCGTGGCCAGCTTCTTCCTGAAGGTGGGCGACCAGGAGCTCGTTTATAACCGTGCGTTCACCTACAAGTTTACCGACCCGGTGAAAGGAGAAGTGTTCCGCCCGCTCGTGATCGCGCCGCCGGCCATCGCCTCGCTCAATAACCAGGTATTCGTATACACGCAGGCCACCCCGCAAACCATCCCCGTGAAGGTGCGGGCCATGCAGGCCAATGTGCAGGGCAGCGTGAAACTCCTGCTGCCACCGGGTTTCCGGGCCGATAAAACGGCTGTTCCTTATGCGCTGAAAGAGAAAGGCGACGAAACGGAACTGAGCTTCCGCGTGTCGCCCGTAAAGGTGAATGGCCAGAACATCACCGATACCATGACGGTGGTGGTGGAAGCTAACGGACGGGAGTACACGAACAGCATGACCACCATCCAGTACGACCATATTCCATCCATCACCATCTTCCCCCAGGCGAGCGCCAGGCTGGTGACCGTCAACCTGAAATACAACGGCCGGAAGCTGGGTTACATCTCCGGTGCGGGCGACAAGGTGGCCGAATCGCTGCGCCAGGTAGGGTATACGGTGGATGAACTGGGTGAAAAAGAGATCATGAACGGTTCGCTCACACAATACGACGCCATCATCACCGGGGTGCGCGCCTACAATACGCAGGAGCGCCTCCCTTACTGGCAGCCCCGCCTGCTCGAATACGTGAAAAACGGCGGCGTGCTGGTGGTGCAGTACAATACCAACGGCAACCTCGTCACCAATCAGCTGGGGCCCTACGATTTCAGCCTCTCGCGCGACAGGGTGACGAACGAGACCGCGCCCGTGAAATTCCTGCTGCCGGAGAACAAACTGTTCAGCTATCCGAACGCCATTACCGCCAAAGACTTCGACGGCTGGGTGCAGGAGCGGGGTTTGTACTTCCCCGGCAATACCAACGGCGCCTACCAGAAACCTTTTGAAATGAACGATCCCGGAGAACGGGCGCTGGATGGCTCTACCATCGTTGCGCAATACGGGAAAGGAAAATACATCTATACGGGCCTTGCCTTCTTCCGCCAGCTGCCGGCCGGCGTACCGGGGGCATACCGCCTGTTCGTGAACATGATATCGAAGTGATTTTTATGAGCAAACAAAACAACAACCCGGATAATACCCGGTTGAGAATGTCGGCCGCACTGTGCATCGTATTGGGCCTGGTGATCGGGTTCATCATCAAACGGGTGCACATCGGCCTGCTGATCGGCCTGGCGCTGGGGCTGCTGAGCGGAGGATTATTATCTAAAAGAAAATAAAATGGACAACACGCCACAGGAAAAACCGCCTTTGTTTTCGCGCTGGACTGCCTGGTACCTGGTAGTGGCGGGATGGCTGGCGGCCTTGACCGTTTTTTTCTATCTGTTCACTAAACACTATTCATGAGTATCTACGACTGGCTGGTATTAGGTTTCACGTTAATCACAATCATCCTTTACGGCGTCTGGAAAAGCCGCGGACAAAAAGACCTCGACAGTTATTTCCTGGGCAACCGCACCATGCCCTGGTATATCATCCTCTTGTCGATCATCGGCACGCAGGCCAGCGCTATTACTTTCCTGAGTGCACCCGGCCAGGCTTATGCGGACGGCATGCGTTTCGTGCAATATTACTTCGGGCTGCCGCTGGCCATGATCGTGATCTGTATCGCCTTTGTGCCGATCTTTCACCGGCTGAAGGTATATACCGCTTATGAATACCTGGAGCAGCGCTTCGACCTGAAAACCCGCACGCTCACGTCGTTCCTGTTCCTTATCCAGCGCGGGCTGTCGACCGGCATCAGCATTTACGCCCCGTCGATCATTTTATCGTCGCTGCTGGGCTGGAACATTTATTACACCAATATTTTTATGGGCGGGCTGCTCATTATCTATACCGTGTACGGCGGTACGAAGGCCGTGTCGTACACCCAGAGCCTGCAGCTGGCCATCATCTTCACGGGGATGTTCCTCGCGGGCTGGATGGTGGTGCACCTGCTGCCGAAGGAGATCGGGTTTTCCGACGCGCTGCATGTGGCGGGGAAAATGGGCAAGCTGAATGTGATCGTAACCGATTTCAGCTGGACCGACCGTTACAATATCTGGAGTGGGGTGATCGGCGGATTTTTCCTGGCGCTGTCTTATTTCGGCACCGACCAGAGCCAGGTGGGGCGGTACCTCACCGCGAAAACACTCACGGAGAGCCGCATGGGCCTGCTGATGAACGGGCTCGTGAAAGTGCCCATGCAGTTCCTGATCATGCTCATCGGGGCGCTCGTATTCGTGTTTTACCTTTATTTCCGTGCGCCCATCAACTTCAACCAGGGGCTGCTCAACCAGGTGCACAATTCCGCGTACGCGCCGCAGATGCAGGAGCTGGAGCAACAATTCGATTCGCTGACCATCGTGAAACAGCGGCACGTGAAAGCCCTCACAACCGCAATCGATACGGACAACAAGGATTTGATCGACAACGCGAAGCTGCAGCTGCAGAACACCGAAGGCGCAGCCGACCAGGTGCGCGATTCCGCCAATGTACTTATCAAAAAAGCCGCACCCGGCGCGGAAACCAACGATACCAACTACATCTTCCTTCATTTTGTGGTGAACAACCTGCCGAAAGGATTGGTGGGCCTGCTGATCGCCATTATCTTCCTCGCTTCCTGGGGCAGTATCGCCGCCGCCCTCAACTCGCTGGCATCCACTACCATGGTGGATATTTACAAACGGATGGTGAACAAGGACGGCTCCGAGGCGGAATACCTCCGGATGTCCAAAATCTGGACGCTGATCTGGGGCGTGTTCAGCATCGCCGTGGCGCAGTTCGCCAGCGGCATGGGCAGCCTCATCGAGGCGGTGAACATCCTCGGTTCGCTTTTCTACGGCACCATTCTCGGCATTTTTGTGGTGGCCTTTACGATGAAGCGCGTAAAGGGTAGCGCTACGTTCTGGGGCGCCGTGGTAGCGGAAATATTCGTGGTGGCCATTTACCTCGCGGATGTGATTTCGTTCCTCTGGCTGAACGTGATCGGCTGCCTGCTGGTGATGATCGCGGCGGGACTGATACAGCTGGCCATCGGGGTGAACGGGTATGTTGTAAGGAGGAAATAATCATGCATGCGGGCGGCCATGGCTGCGGGCAAATCCTGCCATAAAAGAAAGCGGGTATCACGTTCACACGCGATACCCGCTTTTTATTGTCCGATGCCGGCTTAAAGCGTAGCGATCAGTTTTTCGTTGAGGAGCACATAGTCGGCGTTGTTCCCGGCTTTGGCCAGTTCTTTGGATTTTTCGGCAGTGGCTTTCGCAGCGGCCTTGTCACCCATTTTAGCCTGGATTTTTGCTTTCAGGTGAAAGATCCAGTAAGCTTTGTCGTTTGCCTTGGTGGCGGCATCGGCCCATTCCAGCGCGGTTTTCAGGTCGCGGCCGGTTTCGAAATAATAGCTGGCGGCCTGGAAGTACGGCTTTTTATCCGTTTTCATGGCGGCGTCGATCTGTGCCATCACTTTGCCGTCGATGTCTGCAGTGATCTCGATCGGCAGCATCACGCGGTCCCACAGCAGCATCATGGTCATGGCGCTCGGGCGCACGTTCTCAAACGCGATCATGAATGATTCTACGGGGAAGGGGAGCTCCTGGGCGTCGGCTTTGAAGCGCGCCACGTCTTCTTCCTGTTTGTACCCGTCGGTGCCCCAGTTTTTCAGGCCTTTATTGATCACCACTTCCCAGGTGCTTTCACCCTGTTTGGCCAGTGTATAGATCACGTATTCACCGGCGGGCACCACGGTGCCGTTCAGTTTTACGTCTTCCCCGAACTTGATTTTGGTAGCGGCATTCGCACCCACGCGCCACATGCGGCCGTAAGGGATGAGGTTGCCCAGCACTTCGCGGCCTTTCACGGCAGGGCGGGAGTAGGTCACTTCCACTTCAGACAGGGCAAAGTCCTGTTTGATGGTCTGGGTAGGGCTCGGCTGGGGCATTTTAATGCCCTGCGCAGCAACAGGGGCCGTGGCTATCACGCACAGCGCAGCAGCAGACAAAAACGCAGATAGTTTTTTCATTGGTTTATAAAGTTTGGTGGTAAGAAAGTTGCATGCAAAAATAAGGAACTCTATTCGATCAGCCCGTTCCGGAACGCATATAATACCAGCCCCACCGTATTTTTAACATTCAGCTTTTCCAGGAGCTTCTGGCGCAGGCCTTCTACGGTGCGGGGGCTCAGGAAGATCTGTTCCGAGATCTCCTGCGTGGTGAATTCGTTGCAGATCAGCTTCAGTACTTCCAGCTCACGGTCGGTAAGCTGTACCTCGTTCTTGAAAGTGGGTTTGAACTGCTGCTTGTTTTTATGCAGCACTTTTTTGAGGAGGGCCAGGTTTACATTTTCGTTGAAGTAAAAACCTTTCTCGAAGGTGGTGCAGATGGCTTCGTAGATTTCTTCCGGTTCACTGTTTTTGAGCAGGTAGGCGTTGGCCCCGTTTTCCACCAGGTGCACGATGAAGTTATCGTCTTCGTACATGGTGAGAATGATGACTTTGACCTGGGGGTATTTTTCCTTGACCTTGATGGTGGCCTGGATGCCGTCCATTTTGGGCATCTTGAGGTCCATCAGGATCACGTCCGGCTGCTGTTCCTGCATGATCTGCAGCAGATGCTCGCCGTCTTCCGCCTCGAATACCACATTGATATTCTCATAAGGCGTCAACGTATTGATGACCCCGCTACGGAATATTTTATGGTCGTCGGCAATAGCGACTTTGATAGGCGACAGCATAACAGCGTACAATTTAGCTTAAACAACAGGCTGATAGTTCTCCACCCTGATCTCGGCCACTGTACCGATGGGTGAATTCTTCACAAAGGTGATGTTTCCGCCGATAATATTCAAACGGCTTTCGATATTTTTTAGGCCCAGGTGGCCGGTTTTTTTCCGGGATTCTTCGAATTTGTCGACCAGCAGACCGTTCCCGTCGTCTTCCACGCGGATGGTGAGCAGGTTGGGGGTGCTCTGGTAGGTGATGAATACATGCCCCGCTTCAGCGTGTTTAAGCACGTTGTTCATCAGTTCCTGCACTACGCGGTATACGTTCAGCGCCTTTTCACGATCGACAGGGTAGCTGGTGGCGTCTGTTTTAAAGGAAATGGCGATCTGTTTGTTTTTGTTCATCAGGCTGCAGAACGAATCGAGCGCATGGCTGAGGCCGAGGTTCTCCAGGGTAGTGGGATGCAGGCTTTGGGAGATGAAGCGGAGCTGCTGGATGATGGTATCCGTAAACTCCTTCGTTTCCTTGATCCGTTCCTTTTCCCCGTTGCCCGCCAGCTGCTGGAGGTGATTGAGGTTCAGCTTGAGCACCGAGAGCTGGGCGCCCACTTCATCATGCAGGTCTTCCGCAATACGCTTGCGTTCCGTTTCCTGCCCCTGTAACACCGCCACGAGTCGTTCTTTCTGGATTTGCAGGTCTTTGTCCTTTAACTTCAGTTTATATTGAACCACCTGTTTCTGCTGCAACACCACCATCACCACCACAAAAATACCCAGGCTCAGCATCACGATCGTGCCTATTAGTATAAGTTGTAATGTGTTCATGCCCGCGCTCTTTTTATTTTTGAGAGCCCAATATAGAAAAGAATTACCTGAATTACGCCGGCAATCCAGTAGAGCGATGCGGTAATCTTGTACATGGACTCCAGCACTTCGCTTGGGCCTTTCTGCTGTATCAGGTTAAAAGACAGGTTTAACAGGAAACCGCAGCAGACGTTTACAAAGAGCCCTGCATTAAACCAGAACACGGGCAGGGAATTGATATAGATGGATTTTTCGATCAGGTCCTCGTCGCGCATCAGCTGCAGGAAAAACATCACACCGTAAATGATGAGCAGGGCGGACCGGAAGGAGATAAAAACGGAGTTAAACTTGAGCGGCCCTTCCAGCACGGTGATATCGACGGCAAACAGGAGAGTGGCCACGAGCATGATCCATTTGAGCGCTTTTTTGGTAGAAGGGCTTTTAAATACCTGTATATAGAACAGGGAGAGAATAATAAATTGAACGAGGTGAATACAAGTGATGAAAGCCATGTTGTTCCTGAAAATCCGGGCGATCACGTCGGAACCGACACCATAGGCGACGCAGGATATCAGGTAGATGTATATCAGCCGCTGCTCTTTATTCAGCAGGGGAAGTTTTAAAGTAAAGGGGATCAAAAAAAGAATTTCGACCCCCACCATAAAATAGAAAAAATAGTGATGAAGCGGCACTTAGTTATCTTTATCCGTTACTTGTATCTGAGTTCAATGGATTCGCTTTGGGGCAGTCGTACGGGCACAAGATATCGGTATCCAGGATATCGTCGGCAGGCGAATCTTTATCCATGCTGGTCTGAGAAGGCAGGATGTCGTTTCCGTCCGCGTCTACCGCAACAATTACAAACTTCTTATCGCGTTTCCCGTCTTTGTCCAGGTCCAGCCCGTAATAAATGCGTAAACCCGTAGCGCCGTCTTTCGACAGGAGTTTCTCCAGTTTGTTGATACCGAAGAAGGCGGCGAGGATGGGTTCTTTGTGCTTTTTCACGATCTTCTGATCGACACGGTACGCTTCCGTGAGCTGGGCACCCCGCACAAGAGAGATGAATTTACCAGCATCTTTGTTAAACTTTGACATGTGATGTTGTTTTAGGAGTTAGTAGAAATATCGGGTAAAATTATTACAAAATACCACTTTTCAAAGCCCCCCGGAAGCGTCATTTTCCCGCTCAAACGAAGATGTGACACCCATCAGGTGAGCCATGGGGTTAGATCGGGAGCGTACCAGGCTACTGCGGCAATAGTACAGTTTGCGTGTTTTCCCCTCCAAAATGCGTAGTTCTACGCATTCGGTATTTATAGGGTCTTAACGCTTGACTGTCAGTTCATTCTTCCCAACCTTTGTACTATTGAAAGTGAAGGGACAGGAGGGTTAATGAAACCGTGTTAATTCCAAAAGTTCACACGCACTCGGGCCTTTCTACCATAGTTTGTTTTCGTTAGTATGCAGAGGGTTGCCGGTTACCCAAAAGCCGGCAGTAGTTACAGTACGTTATCCCCAAAAAATTGTAAACGAACCAAAAGTGATCGCTATGAGTTACCTGTTAATTGGAAACATCTCTGCGCTGATCTGTGAAGAGAACATCGAACCCCTTGCGAACGCGCGTATCAGGATTTATCTCCCTTCCCAGAATTACGGGGTGGAGGAGCTGGCACGCGGAATTTTTAAGGACCTTCGGCGGCTGTCTGAAAGCGACGTGCAAGCCAAAGCAGATCACCTGTTGGCCGAGTCCATGCTGGACGAACGGGGGAATTTCAGCATCAGCTGGGAAGACCTTCACCTGTTCACCGAGCCGCTGGAAATGGACATCTGCCTCAACAGCGTTCCCGGACGGCATACCGGCCAACAGGAATGGGTCCAGTTTCATCTCAGTACGTTTGTTCCCCATTGGAAGCGGTCCAAAAACAGGTACCTGGGCGCGTTTGCCTACGTGGTGCCAGCCGACAAATGGACCGTTATACGCCGTGAGTTCGGCGCCTGGGTGATTACCGGGGCCGTGAAACACGCGGAAACCCTCCAGGGCCTGAAAACCCTGCGGGTAGAGGCTTACAACGCCCTCAACGACCGCCTGCTGGGCTGGTGCAATACCAGCGAAACGGGGCATTACCGGTTGTATTTTTCCAGGAAAGACCTCAGCGGTGGCCGGCTGATGCAGATCCTGAAAAACAATGACGACCTGTTCAGCGACGGGCCCGATGTATATTTCAAAGTGTACAGCGGCAACCAGCTGGTATGGCATGAAAGTAAAGATATCGCGCTGCAGCCTGAAAGGCAGCAACTGAAGCATTGCGCAAAACTAAACCTGTTCATTCAACCTGCCCCCGCGGAAAAAAAACCGCCGAGATTATCGGGCTGGCTGAATGATTTTATCCAGATCAACAAAACAAGACCTCATTATAAAGACCGGTACGTCACGTACTGAGTCCTCCAATGTTGGAAAGCCCCAATTTTCATAAACAGCTACCCACCCTCAGCCAAGCCTCCCCCAAGGGTAGCTGTTTTTTTCTTTCTTCTTTCGCGGGATGACATAGTCCCATCAGCCTGTTAATTACCTCTAAATTGACCCTCTTGGGGCCTGTGATGAGAGCTTCCTGAAAACGAGCCGCCACAAGCAACTGCTAACCAGAGACTTACAAGCACGGATGTGGCTGAAACCGGCCACCCTTCTGTGATCCTTGTGTGATCCTTCGGTCAAACACCGTCAAATCCGCCAGGGTATTGAACAGCACAGGAGAATCACACATGGATCACAGGACAACCACTGGAGGATCACACAAGGATCACACGAGGATGACTGACCCGGCCGGTGAACATTGGACAACTCGCCGGGTTAAAATAACACGGATCGAAGGTTTACGCCGCTGGTTCCGGTCAGAAGCCCGGATGGTATTGTTGCAACATATCCCGGAGGTACTCCCGGTTGAGGTGGGTATAAATCTCGGTAGTGGTGATGCTTTCATGCCCGAGCATTTCCTGCACGGCAACGAGGTCGGCGCCCCCTTCCACCAGATGGGTGGCGAAGGAATGGCGGAAGGTATGCGGGGAGATGGATTTGCTGATCCGCGCTTTGGCCGCCAGGTCCTTGATGAGCAGGAAAATCATGACGCGGCTCAGCTTGCTGCCGCGGCGGTTCAGGAAGAGGATATCTTCATGGCCCTTTTTGATGATCATGTGCCGCCGGGTGGTATCGTTATACAACGTAATGTTCTTAATGGCCGAGGTACCGATGGGAATGAGGCGTTCCTTGTCGCCTTTACCCGTCACCCGCACAAAACCGTCTTCGAGGTACAGTTGCGAGATCTTCAGGTTGACGGCTTCGCTTACGCGAAGGCCGCAGCTGTACATGGTTTCAATAATGGCTTTATTCCGGTGCCCTTCTGCCTTGCTCAGGTCGATCTGCCCGATGAGCAGTTCTATCTCTTCATACGTCAGGAAATCGGGCAGTTTTCGGCTCGCCTTGGGAGATTCCAGCAACTGGGAAGGATCGGCCGGTATCAGCCCCTGCAACAGCAGGAAACGGAAAAACGCCTTCATGCCGGAAATGATGCGGGCCTGGGAGGTGCCCGTCATACCCAGCGAGGCTATCCATTCCGTGCAGGCCTGGAGGTGCTTCAGCGTTACGTCCTGCGGCGCAATGGCCAGGCCGTTGGCCGTAAGATACTGCGTGAGCGTTTTTACGTCGCGCTCGTAAGCCTCTATCGTATTGGGTGAAAGGGAGCGTTCAATCTTCAGATGGATCCTGAACCGGTTAATGCTGGATTCCCACATAGGGCAAAAGTACAATGAAATCCATTGCGCCCGCGGTATCCATCGTACCGGGCACAAACATGCAACATTAACTTTATATGAAAATATGCCCTGTTTTTTGCATAAAACCATCATGAACAGGCCACTCATTGAAAAATATTTATCAGACGCGGCTTGTTTTTAGAAATAACCAAACAAAAAACCTGATTCTTTTACTACTTTTATAACCGCTGAATTTTAGCAATAATGTTATATTGAACGAACATTCAACCACTGTTATGTCGGATTCTTCGCTAAAAAAGATACAAAAGCTGTTAGTAGCCAACCGCGGCGAGATCGCGGTGCGGATTTTAAGGGCAGCATCGGAGTTACGGATCAGGACCGTTGCCATTTTCACGTATGAAGATCGTTATTCCCTCCACCGCTACAAGGCGGACGAAGCTTATCAGATCGGAAAAGACGATGAGCCCCTGAAACCTTACCTGGACATTGAAGGCATCATCTACCTGGCCAAGCTCCAGGGGGTAGACGCCATCCATCCGGGCTACGGTTTCCTGAGCGAAAACGTGCAGTTTGCGCGCAGGTGCAAGGAGGAAGGCATTATTTTCATCGGTCCCGACCCGGAAGTGATGGCGCAGCTGGGCGACAAGGTGGCCGCCAAAACGCTGGCCCGCAGGGTAGGTGTGCCGCTGATTGAAGACAGCCAGGTGAAACTGGAGGACGTTGCTACGGTCAAGCAGGAAGCCCTGCGCATCGGTTTGCCCGTTATCCTGAAAGCCGCTGCCGGCGGGGGCGGGCGCGGCATGCGCGTAGTGCGTTCGGAAGACCAGCTCGAGAAATCGTTCACCGAAGCCCGCAGCGAAGCCGGTAAAGCTTTCGGTGACGACACCATCTTCATCGAAAAATTCATCGAAGAGCCCAAACATATCGAAGTGCAGCTGATGGGCGATAACCACGGCAACATCGTGCATCTTTACGAGCGCGACTGCTCCGTGCAGCGCCGTTTCCAGAAGGTGGTGGAAATCGCTCCCTCACCCAACCTGCCCCTCGAAACACGCAACGAAATTTACGAGTATGCGCTCGCGTTAGCCCGCGAGGTGAAATATAACAACGTCGGTACGGTGGAGTTCCTCGTCGACCGCCAGCACAAAGTATACTTCATCGAAGTGAATCCCCGCATCCAGGTGGAACATACGGTGACGGAAGAAGTGACGGGCATCGACATCGTGCGTTCACAGATCCTGATCGCCCAGGGCCTCCGGTTATCCGACCCGGAAATTTTCCTCAAAAGCCAGGAAGACGTGCGGCTGAATGGGTTCGCCATCCAGTGCCGCGTAACCACGGAAGACCCCGAAAACAATTTTACGCCCGATTACGGTACTGTGATCGCTTACCGCAACGCCGGCGGTTTCGGCATCCGTCTCGACGAGGGCAGCGCCTATTCAGGGGTGAAAATTTCTCCGTTCTTCGACTCCATGCTGGTGAAGATCACCGCATCGGGCCGCACATTGTCCGGCGCCGCCGGCCGCCTGCACCGTACGCTGAAGGAGTTCAGGATACGCGGCGTGAAAACCAATATCCGCTTCCTCGAAAACGTCATCACCCACGATACTTTCCGTAAAGGCAACTGCACGGTGAGTTTCATCGATAAACACCCCGAGCTGTTCAAACTGTCGCCCATCCGCGACCGCGCCACCAAAACGCTCATGTACCTGGCCGACGTAACGGTGAACGGGCATCCTGATGTGAAGGGGCAGCACGACGGCCGCAAGTTCCGCGTACCGCAGGTACCGTACTTCGACCCGCTGCAGCCGATTCCGCAGGGCTCGCGCAACAAGCTCGAGCAGATGGGCCGCGAGGCGTTTACCCGGTGGCTGCGCAATGAAAAGCCGGTGTATTTCACAGACACCACTTACCGCGATGCGCACCAGAGCCTGCTGGCCACGCGCGTGCGCACAAAAGACATACTCGCCGTAGCCGAAGGGTACACCCGCAGCAACCCACAGCTCTTCTCGATGGAAGTATGGGGCGGCGCCACCTTCGACGTGGCCATGCGCTTTTTGCATGAATGCCCCTGGCGCAGGCTCCAACAGATGCGGCAGGCCATGCCCAACGTGCTGCTGCAGATGCTTTTCCGCGGCTCTAACGCCGTGGGTTATTCCGCCTACCCGGAAAACCTCATCGCCAAATTCATCGAAAAAGCCGCCGAAAACGGCATCGACATCTTCCGCATATTCGATTCGCTGAACGACATCGAGGCCATGAAACCCAGCATAGGCTTCGTGCGGAACAATACCGGCGCGCTTGCACAAGCTGCCATCAGCTACACCGGCGACGTGTTCAGTAAAGAGAACAAAAAATACACGCTGCAATATTATACGGACATGGCCAAACGCCTGGAAGACGCCGGCGCGCACATGCTCTGTATCAAAGACATGGCCGGG encodes:
- a CDS encoding PIG-L family deacetylase; amino-acid sequence: MLNIRSIGWLTASLFLCFSQLRAQTTAPLHAAEIRLQLKKLNTLGSVLYIAAHPDDENTRLLGFLAKENLYRTGYLSLTRGDGGQNLIGNEQAELLGLIRTQELLAARRIDGAEQFFTRANDFGFSKNPEETFTIWDRKKVLGDVVWVIRKFQPDVIICRFPADSRAGHGHHTASAVLAAEAFDAAADPNQYPEQLASVKPWQAKRILWNTFNFGGNNTTSDDQFKTEVGAYSALLGRGFGEIAAESRSQHKSQGFGVPSTRGSAIEYFTTIKGSAPKTTLLDEVNTTWARVPGGEAISEAIGKALAQYNAEDPSATVPALLVIRKQILALPDGYWKTQKLNEADQLIAACAGLWMEAYSTIEHAVPGETLSSNIQIINRSKVPVSLQKIRISGQDDASAAQTLAFNKFVTIPVKVKVPANTGISQPYWLQTPHPIGTYNIPAPGLTGRPENIPPLVASFFLKVGDQELVYNRAFTYKFTDPVKGEVFRPLVIAPPAIASLNNQVFVYTQATPQTIPVKVRAMQANVQGSVKLLLPPGFRADKTAVPYALKEKGDETELSFRVSPVKVNGQNITDTMTVVVEANGREYTNSMTTIQYDHIPSITIFPQASARLVTVNLKYNGRKLGYISGAGDKVAESLRQVGYTVDELGEKEIMNGSLTQYDAIITGVRAYNTQERLPYWQPRLLEYVKNGGVLVVQYNTNGNLVTNQLGPYDFSLSRDRVTNETAPVKFLLPENKLFSYPNAITAKDFDGWVQERGLYFPGNTNGAYQKPFEMNDPGERALDGSTIVAQYGKGKYIYTGLAFFRQLPAGVPGAYRLFVNMISK
- a CDS encoding sodium:solute symporter, producing MSIYDWLVLGFTLITIILYGVWKSRGQKDLDSYFLGNRTMPWYIILLSIIGTQASAITFLSAPGQAYADGMRFVQYYFGLPLAMIVICIAFVPIFHRLKVYTAYEYLEQRFDLKTRTLTSFLFLIQRGLSTGISIYAPSIILSSLLGWNIYYTNIFMGGLLIIYTVYGGTKAVSYTQSLQLAIIFTGMFLAGWMVVHLLPKEIGFSDALHVAGKMGKLNVIVTDFSWTDRYNIWSGVIGGFFLALSYFGTDQSQVGRYLTAKTLTESRMGLLMNGLVKVPMQFLIMLIGALVFVFYLYFRAPINFNQGLLNQVHNSAYAPQMQELEQQFDSLTIVKQRHVKALTTAIDTDNKDLIDNAKLQLQNTEGAADQVRDSANVLIKKAAPGAETNDTNYIFLHFVVNNLPKGLVGLLIAIIFLASWGSIAAALNSLASTTMVDIYKRMVNKDGSEAEYLRMSKIWTLIWGVFSIAVAQFASGMGSLIEAVNILGSLFYGTILGIFVVAFTMKRVKGSATFWGAVVAEIFVVAIYLADVISFLWLNVIGCLLVMIAAGLIQLAIGVNGYVVRRK
- a CDS encoding DUF2911 domain-containing protein; translation: MKKLSAFLSAAALCVIATAPVAAQGIKMPQPSPTQTIKQDFALSEVEVTYSRPAVKGREVLGNLIPYGRMWRVGANAATKIKFGEDVKLNGTVVPAGEYVIYTLAKQGESTWEVVINKGLKNWGTDGYKQEEDVARFKADAQELPFPVESFMIAFENVRPSAMTMMLLWDRVMLPIEITADIDGKVMAQIDAAMKTDKKPYFQAASYYFETGRDLKTALEWADAATKANDKAYWIFHLKAKIQAKMGDKAAAKATAEKSKELAKAGNNADYVLLNEKLIATL
- a CDS encoding response regulator transcription factor yields the protein MLSPIKVAIADDHKIFRSGVINTLTPYENINVVFEAEDGEHLLQIMQEQQPDVILMDLKMPKMDGIQATIKVKEKYPQVKVIILTMYEDDNFIVHLVENGANAYLLKNSEPEEIYEAICTTFEKGFYFNENVNLALLKKVLHKNKQQFKPTFKNEVQLTDRELEVLKLICNEFTTQEISEQIFLSPRTVEGLRQKLLEKLNVKNTVGLVLYAFRNGLIE
- a CDS encoding sensor histidine kinase, producing the protein MNTLQLILIGTIVMLSLGIFVVVMVVLQQKQVVQYKLKLKDKDLQIQKERLVAVLQGQETERKRIAEDLHDEVGAQLSVLKLNLNHLQQLAGNGEKERIKETKEFTDTIIQQLRFISQSLHPTTLENLGLSHALDSFCSLMNKNKQIAISFKTDATSYPVDREKALNVYRVVQELMNNVLKHAEAGHVFITYQSTPNLLTIRVEDDGNGLLVDKFEESRKKTGHLGLKNIESRLNIIGGNITFVKNSPIGTVAEIRVENYQPVV
- the xerD gene encoding site-specific tyrosine recombinase XerD, producing MWESSINRFRIHLKIERSLSPNTIEAYERDVKTLTQYLTANGLAIAPQDVTLKHLQACTEWIASLGMTGTSQARIISGMKAFFRFLLLQGLIPADPSQLLESPKASRKLPDFLTYEEIELLIGQIDLSKAEGHRNKAIIETMYSCGLRVSEAVNLKISQLYLEDGFVRVTGKGDKERLIPIGTSAIKNITLYNDTTRRHMIIKKGHEDILFLNRRGSKLSRVMIFLLIKDLAAKARISKSISPHTFRHSFATHLVEGGADLVAVQEMLGHESITTTEIYTHLNREYLRDMLQQYHPGF
- a CDS encoding pyruvate carboxylase, coding for MSDSSLKKIQKLLVANRGEIAVRILRAASELRIRTVAIFTYEDRYSLHRYKADEAYQIGKDDEPLKPYLDIEGIIYLAKLQGVDAIHPGYGFLSENVQFARRCKEEGIIFIGPDPEVMAQLGDKVAAKTLARRVGVPLIEDSQVKLEDVATVKQEALRIGLPVILKAAAGGGGRGMRVVRSEDQLEKSFTEARSEAGKAFGDDTIFIEKFIEEPKHIEVQLMGDNHGNIVHLYERDCSVQRRFQKVVEIAPSPNLPLETRNEIYEYALALAREVKYNNVGTVEFLVDRQHKVYFIEVNPRIQVEHTVTEEVTGIDIVRSQILIAQGLRLSDPEIFLKSQEDVRLNGFAIQCRVTTEDPENNFTPDYGTVIAYRNAGGFGIRLDEGSAYSGVKISPFFDSMLVKITASGRTLSGAAGRLHRTLKEFRIRGVKTNIRFLENVITHDTFRKGNCTVSFIDKHPELFKLSPIRDRATKTLMYLADVTVNGHPDVKGQHDGRKFRVPQVPYFDPLQPIPQGSRNKLEQMGREAFTRWLRNEKPVYFTDTTYRDAHQSLLATRVRTKDILAVAEGYTRSNPQLFSMEVWGGATFDVAMRFLHECPWRRLQQMRQAMPNVLLQMLFRGSNAVGYSAYPENLIAKFIEKAAENGIDIFRIFDSLNDIEAMKPSIGFVRNNTGALAQAAISYTGDVFSKENKKYTLQYYTDMAKRLEDAGAHMLCIKDMAGLLKPQAATVLVEALKDAVQLPIVLHTHDTASVQSATYLKAIEAGVNVVDCAIASLSGLTSQPNLNSMTAILEGHERSQPMNLASLNAYSNYWEDVREYYYPFESDMKAGTAQVYENEIPGGQYSNLRQQAESLGLGDRLETIKHNYAVVNQLFGDIVKVTPSSKVVGDMALFMTANNLTAADVLDETRNLAFPASVTGFFRGEIGFPYGGFPEKLQRIVLKGQQPLTGKPNAHLPAVDFNSDFAAFQLKYPWAEFLDYLSYHMFPKVFDEYYQHAQVFGNVEAIPTPAFFYGLHLGEEILITLGKGKTIIVKLLYILPADESGMRTVVFELNGYSRRVQVRDRSVKSAVPVHRKVNNPDLEVGAPLQGKLSKMLVKNGDSINANTPLFIIEAMKMETTVTATRDTKIKAIHLPEGTMVQQDDLVIEMEK